Below is a genomic region from Henckelia pumila isolate YLH828 chromosome 3, ASM3356847v2, whole genome shotgun sequence.
caataaaatattcatagaGGCCATGAATCTCATCCTGGACTGTTTGGATcaatagatttcaaataaatctatttgaatattatttgaaattcataCTCTCAATCATTTCCTAAATCAAATTGAAATCGAATACTTTCATCTATCCCCACTGGACATTGGCCCACCATTATAGTTCTTCTTTCAAGTGCAGTTATCTCATTTCCACTGACATTTTGCCAAGTCAACAAATTCagtgaaaattcaaaattcctcTGCCTTCATAATAATATTGAATATTCGACAACTCAACCAGACTGCTGACTAAATTCATATCTAACCAATGCAATAAAGTTCAATTCAGGTccaccaaaacaaaaaaattaatagtaTTATTATCCCACAACAGAAATGGGTTTAACGAAATAAAACTTATAAAAAtcctatttttaaaattgatatatattataatttcattttttatatataattaatttgcaAGAATAATTAATTATGAAGAAAATTGAGACTCACGCGAAAGAGCCATTGGCGAGCTCAATCAACGCACGAACAGCCATTCTCCGACGCGCCACCACTTGGGAACCCACCATTTCAACCAGAGGCGGAATAACACCGAGCTCCGCCATGGTTCTCCGCCTCTTCAGGCCTTCTCCCGCCAGCCTCTGTATTTCTTCCGCCGCAGCTTCTTTCTCTTCCCAGCTCCCAAAATGAAGCCTCTTCACGGACCTATGCAGAACCACCACCCACCCAGCATCACCGTAATCGCGCGATTCTCCCGCCATGCAATCTTCGACCTTCACTTCTCTGTATGAATCCACGACTTCTTCCCGTCGTTTCTCCGGCGGCTTACGCTGTCTCTCGGCGGCGTTTAACCGGAGGAATCGCCGCATGCGAGTAAAAAACCTCAGTTTGGTGCACGCAAAGAACCAATTGTTGAAAGAATCTGATCTTTTTGACATATTTCGAGAAGTTGGTTTGATTCCAATTGTTTTATATATCAATAGGTCAAATAATTGGTCTGACCGAAGAGAAAAGGAAACCGAAGAATCGTACGAAGGGACTGAAACCAAGGAGATCTACTGTAGTGTAGAGagcacatgcatatatatatatatactgagATTGAGATGTGTGCTTCcagtaatatatataattttttggtttaaattaattaattatagactaaaatatattttggtatacgAATTATTGGTAAAATGTCATATTGATACACGAACTATTAAAAATGGCTTAATTGATACATGATCCAAATAAAaagtcaattttacccttaatattaattaatattatattgattaattttaaaatatcatatttattaaaaattaatatatatatatatatattgataaataaTTGTCAAGTCAAATTATACAACAAATATTGTAGTATATtgttatgataaaaatatagaTCACCGGAGTCTGTTGATCTTGTGTTTAAATGATTgaaaaaaacatattcaccattTAGTTTTTCAATATTTGATACAAAAATTTTCAACATTAAAGATTAGATCATGAAAAaacaaatatcaaagaaaaaattTCACTCATTATCTTGATTTACGTAGTTCTAATAACCCAAAATTTTTCcacttaatttaataatttataaatttatactttttttaacattaaatttatatttttactcgcacttgaattaaatattaataaataaatatttatttacttatattttatcattattaaatatattttagttctacatgtatatgatttatttattgactttgtggttttattaatatataatttatatcaatttttttaaatggataattatttacattgatagaaaaaatatcatttcattatTATCATTtcattataaattatttatatttttaaaatataaataatttattaatgagtatttttttcattaataaattatttaaattttaaaatataaatagtttattaatgaatatttttagtcctacatgcatatgatttatttattgagtttgtggttttattaatatatatatatatatattaatttttaataaatatgatattttaaaattaattaatataatatattaattcatattaagggtaaaattgacattttattttgaacatgtatcaattaagccattttaaatagttcgtgtaccaataTGACATTTTAACAATAGTTTGTATGTCAAAATACATTTTACTCATTAATTATATTACATTTAGGTACCGTTTGGTACAAGTACAATTAGTACTTGTACAACTTATCATATTCAATCTCGCTtttttctcatcatattatttatccatctattaatcatttatcttacatcaatcaaatcattaatcatttatcttgcatcaatcaaatcattgaatttaaattactatattatccttataaataatattattcatattttatttattttcaaaaagacaaaatggtaatttatatttttaatataaaattcaatcaatcaaattcaataaactataatctatcaatcaaatcaaatactaaattaactatcattttttatttattttatattacattatattacttatccaaatattatttatcttatccTCGAACCAAACGATGTCttattatatgaatttttttcgttTCCCATAATGCCCTCTGCTTCCGTCTTGGGATGTACACTGAAATTGGTGTGATACTAGTACTACAAGGCATACCCATCCTTTACCAAACTAATTAAGAATTTAAGATTACCATTTGTCTTTTTCTCGTATTCGGATTGATACCGTATATGAACGTGAAATCAAATTATCAACATATTTGATtttctttattaatattttttttatcgagCACTTTGTCACGCAAGGCttacttaatatataatttactcggctgaaatatataatttgaagaTTATTGTATTAAGACGAAAGATTTGTCTGAGTGCATACTCAAATTATATATGACAGTTATGTTGTCCCatcacaaaaaattaaattaaattaagtcgATGTAATTTTCTAAGTCAGAATACAATACGATTTTGATCCAAATTAAAACCACATAAAGTagatatttatgcatttaaaaGTTGAGTTTATTCCGTGGCAGAGTCGGAGACTATAAGTTAAAATGAAATCATAATTTTATatacttttttttatttggggGAAGGGATTGTCGTAATTGAATCTCGAATTCGAGACTTCATTTCATACTAGGGTTTTTTGGTGTCAAATGAACAACACGTCATCAATACAATCTGATATACTTTTAAAGATTGGGattgtatttaaaaataataaagagcTTGTAATTTCGCATCAAATAAAAGTGCCAATGTGCCCAAACagaactaaaattaaatttaaatgtgAATTTATCATGGCGTGTCATTTAAATTTAACGTGTTAGATTCCTcgactttttctttcttttcttttctttttttttttaatctcgaGTCGTGGCCACAATTTCTTCCACATGTGGAATAGTTTTAATGCGCCAGCGCAATTTATCAAGTGGTGTTtcgaaaaaaaacaaagaaaggaagaacgaaataaataaataaatttcggAAACATATTACGTACGTAATGAACTAATGGTACTTCTCatttcatatatttattttatttattatacaaatatatagataaatctttatgatttttttttgaaacaaacacaatcacataattatattaaaataattcaatatGCATCAATTTATTTTCCTATTATATACGTTTAATACaaataaataacatatttaaaaaatgaataatttttggaattaacttggttaaaaaaaaaaaaaaaaaaaagggccgCTTAGTGCTCTACCGAGGTGTACCACCAACAAAAAATCACAAccccaattttttattttttatttattttttgaagcaTGTCACACCCCCAATTTTGAACACACGTAATATACATATATTACGAGACTGCTCTACTTTGAAATAGTGACATCTCCTAAGTTTTAATGACACGAGTTAAATACAAAACATTTCTAATTGGAGAAGAGATGAGAAATACAGTCACGAGTATATATGTTCTGAAAAATTTGGCGAAAATCATCATTATATTTTACGGATAATGTTTTAATTCATATGGTCTATGTTCTAATTGTTaagatatacatatatacatgtttTTCACAAGCATACACGCACACATGAAATCATCAATTTTTCCTTCCTTACGAGACTTGAAAACGTTTTTACGACATAATTTTGCTACAACCGaggaagaaaaaaagaagaaagaatcatcatttttatttttactttttggTTTTAACATTTTAACTCACGTGTGGCCGTGGGTGCATAAAATAATCCAGTACGTACAAGATGTAGCTTATTTAGTTTTCCATTTGAAAAGTGAACAAATGGAGACCACAAGTTCTAATCCACCATATCTTTTGAATGGCATGCACCAAATTGCCAAAATATCCATCTTCCAATCTCAGCACTTGCTATTGGTAAATTCCCAATTCAATCACTTCtttattattttgggttaaaaAGAGCGATGGTGGAGTCACGGCCTCCAGCACTAGCTAGCAGCACACCACTTGTCCAAAACACGTGAGACACATATATACTTCCAATCCAATCCCAGAAATAGTgccctttttttttctttttttttttcttcttttactTACGGGGATCCCACTAAATTAATAGTTAAGAGGAGGATATGAATGAATGAAATAATATCTGCAATCGAAATAGTCTGAAATTAAAACAATTGTCAATGtggtaatttaaaattttaaaaaatagataaatgcACCAGCCGGGAATCGAACCCGGGTCTGTACCGTGGCAGGGTACTATTCTACCACTAGACCACTGGTGCTTGTTGCTATTTGAGTGTTAAAAATATTGGTTTTGTATGTTTATtgcatcattaaaaaaaaaatgaagccATACAGATGCACTAGCCCATTCTACCATTTGTAGGGAAAAAAAACCCCCTTTCCTTCTCTCAAATGATGATCATGATGGTTGATATTGTTtgaaaatctattttatattattaagtGAGAAAATTAGAAATATCTCTGATAATTCACACACATTTTGACCgacataaatttaatttaagatATATATGTCTACATACATACAATTCGTAATTTCTTACAATTTTTTTTCAGTTAAAAATTTTAGTAGAATATTTCCATTCAACGTTAAAAGGTTTTTGTAATTTCTTACAATTTTTATCAGTTAAAAATTTTAGTAGAATATTTCATTCAAGGTAAAAAGGTTTTTCCCTTCGTTAGTAATttcattatcattatttttataaaaaaaattaatcaaatatGGGCTGGACTGGAAATATTAGGTTACTTATTAGAGCCCATCTATAAGCTCCGACTATcaaacccaacccaacccaacccaacccattatttcaccaaatattcATCCAAAAACCGTTTGCGATATACAGGTCTAAACCCAAAACGCGTTACGGTTCCCTTTCTCGGAGACCTAATTCTGCAAATCCTCCGAATTTCCAGAATCTTGCATCAGTAGCAATTTTGGCGTGCCACTCTTTCGCTTCTGCCCCTTGATCCTTAGTTTATGACCTAAATTTGTGTTTTTAAATTCTTAAAACGAAAATAAAACATGGAAAGTCATGGCGCCTGCAAGAATTGCGGGAAGAGAACTCTCGTCGCGGAGGATGTGACGGGAATTACGGTATGCACATCATGCGACGTTGTTCAAGATTTTGACAACTTTCAGGCGCACATTGGTGGCGTTACGGGCGAAGCTGGTACTTATGTGCGTGTTGGAACTGTGGGGGCTGGTGGTACTCTCAATTACAAggagaaaaaaaattttgaagccCAGAGATTGATTATGGATGTCACGTTCAAGTTAGGGCTTTCGGAATCGAAAGCAAATGAGGTTAAGCTTTTGGCGGAGAAAATTACGGAGGGTGAATATGGTCGAGGGAGGTGGTTCGATGTATTCGTGGGTGCTTGTGCTTATGTTGTGATGAGAAAGGATGACAAAATGTTGCCTATTGTCGAAGTGGCGGATATAGTAGACTGTGATGTTTTCGAATTGGGTCGAATGATTGGTCGTGTGGTTGATTTTGTTGATTTGAAGTTGCCTGAGTTTGATATTGTGAATTGTTTCGAACGTTCTATTAGGAGTTGTTCGAGTTTTGGCCAGGTTTCGGCTGATATTATTGGACGGATGATGCAGCAAGGAGTGTTCTTGGTGCAGTGTTTGATCAAGTGGTTTGTTACCACAGGAAGGAGACCAATTCCTGTGGTGGCGGCAGTCTTGGTGTTTGTTGGTGAATTGAATGAAGTTCCTGTAAAGATTGAGGATGTTGCAAACGAGCTGCATGTAGTGGTTGGTACGTGCAAAAAGAGGTACAAGGAACTTTTGGAACGACTTGTGGAAGTTGCGCGAGTTTTGCCTTGGGGGAAAGACATTACCGTGAAGAACATTTTGAAAAATGCTCCATTTGTCATCCAGTATATGGAGATGAAGTCTAGCGCGATATGCAATGGGAAAAGGAAGAGCTATGAGCATGTCCAGTGTGATATGGAAGGACTACTTGGCGACTGTTTGGGCGAGGAAATTGGAAATGCGATTTGTAATTCCTCCTCAAAAGATGGCAACTTGCAGTATTTTGAACAGGGCCATTCTTCGAATTTGATTCTTGAGTCTCCAGACAGATTTCAGATCTCTCCTGAATGTTTATCCATAATTTATTCTGGTTTCTTGGATGAGGTTTCTCTTGCCAAGCTCAGTGCAGATAGAGGCATCGGAAACAGAAGGAAAGCTCAAAGAAGttatgattttcaaatttgCATAGATTGGTGGCAAGGGAACTCTGAGCTGAGCAAGAAGCTCGTTCTAATGCAGATTTTTGGCAAGGATGTGGGATTGGACCCAACACCTCCATCTTTCGATAAGGGAAGTCTAGCCAAACAACGGAGacaagaaaaaattaaaaatgccAAGTGTCGTATACATAGAATCATGAATCCATCTATGTCTGACTCAGGTTGTGGGAAAGATCTTCATGTACACGAACCTGAGAAAACAGCTAAGAAGAGGAAAAAAATGCAACTAGATATTGATTGGGAAGATCTCATTATTGAAACCCTTCTTCTTCATAATGTAGAGGACGAGGAGATAGTGAATGGACATTACAATGTTTTGTTGGCTTTACACGTTTTTGACGATGGCATTGCCCGATTGTCTTCACGGAATTGTGATATCTTGTAATTACCCCTTGAGTAGTATGCTAGGCAATTGTTTCGTATTGTCCATCTTCAAGATCAAATATTTTGTTCGTCTGTAGCAtggaaaaaattataaaatttgttCTTTACCCATAGGAGATGTAGGCGAATCCATTTGCTCACATGCAAGTGACTCGAGCTACTACTCGCAACTAACCATTTTTTCTACTCATCTTGCTATAGTGGAAGCTATACCATTTGGTTTAAACTTCTTTCTTAGACCGGTTCCAGTTTTCTTTCTTCTCTTTCCTTTCTTACCGGGTTGATCGAGTGTATGGGGAATTATAATGTAGTATTGAAGTAGCTGAGCTACGCTGTTCAATGGTTTCCATGTCAGCTTTCCACTATGTTTTTCCCTGAAGTTTTTACCTGCAAATACGTATGCCAGTTCCAGGCTTTTAGCCAAATTCAATTTACGACTACACTGCCGGTAAGGCTCTTATATTTCTCGCTATGGGACACCACTTAGCTGATAAATTTCAAGCAATATTTACCTGTTATGGTACAAATTTGTCGTGGATGGCCTACTAATTACCCTGAGAAACTACGCTGTAAACCCATACTTATATGAAAACAGCAGTTCATCAAACATTTTTGATAAACTGTAGCAGCATCCACGGAACTGAATTCTTTCCACTTGAACCAACCTACAAGATCTTGATTTGGGGACTTGGTTAATCTATCGCAAATTCTACTGGTCATGCTGAAGAATATATTGAGCTCGATGAACTATATAAATACCTCCCACCCGAATGGATGGATTCACATCATTTCTCCTTTTTCGTCAAGAATCAGATACATTGCTTTTCTATATTCAACTCTCAAGAATGGCCGTGACACCCTTCTTGAAGGTGGTTTTTGCTGTATTGATAGCATTGGAGGTGTGTGCTTTTCAAGCCATAGCTCGGTCTACTCCTGACGGACATATGGCTGAAAGACATGATGAATGGATGAAACAACATGAACGTGTGTATAAAGATGATGCCGAGAAGGCAAAAAGATTCAAAATATTCCAGGCGAATCTGGAATATATTGAATCTTTCAATGCAGCAGGGACTCAGACTTATAAGCTTGCTGCAAACCAGTTTGCTGATTTAACAAATCAGGAGTTTTTGGCATCCTACACAGGATACAAAAAGGGCTCTCACTCAAAGACAATCACGGATGCATCATTCAGATACGAGAACGTGACATCAGTACCGACGAGCGTTGACTGGACAAAGAAGGGAGCTGTCACTGGTGTCAAGAACCAAGGCGGTTGTGGTAaggaaaataaaaatgcatatgGGCGTGTGTtgtgttgtgtgtgtgtgtatttataataattatttatcaaTTCTTCTTGTCTTAAGTGTAATCAACAGTCCTCAAaacctattttttttttcgtaaATAAAACAATAGGAAGTTGCTGGGCTTTCTCAGCAGTTGCAGCCATGGAAAGCATCCACCAGCTCAAAACAGGAAAACTGGTTACCTTATCCGAACAAGAACTGGTGGATTGTGACAGAGCAGGCAAAGACGAAGGCTGTGAAGGTGGCTTAATGGAGGAGGCATTTGAGTTCATCATCAAAAACAAAGGACTCACTACGGAAGCAAACTATCCATACAAAGGAGTTGATGAAGATTGTGATTCGAAAAAAGCAGGCTCCAATGTTGTCGATATTAAAGGTTACGAAAAGGTCCCAAAAAACAGCGAGTCCGCATTGTTGAAAGCTGTTGCCAACCAACCAGTATCAGTTGCCGTGGACGGTAGCGAGCTCCAATTCTACTCGAGTGGAATTTTAACCGGATCTTGTGGAACTTACTTAAATCATGGTATTGCTGCAGTTGGTTATGGAGTATCCGGTGACGGAACCAAGTATTGGTTGATCAAGAATTCGTGGGGAACAGCATGGGGTGAGAAAGGATACGCTAGGATGGAAAGGGATATTGAAGCTCAAGAAGGGATATGTGGGATTGCCATGGACGCTAGTTATCCAACAGCTTAAAAGTTTTTGAAACTTGCAATAAAGTTGTACAAGGTTTTACCCTGTCATTATAATATTAACATATAACCTTGGAATAAATGATTGTGTGCCTTGAGGAATGAATATCGTTTCTTACAACAATATCAATCAAACTATATAGCATAGGCCCGAAACAACATACAATATCTAAGACATAAAGAACTATTACAATTCCTTATGAGCTGCATGATAGTCAGCGAGCGAATGACTCGACCAGGAATGTGTTGAGCGCTTAACTGCATCAACTTCTTAGCATTCACTTCCTTGGAGCTTCTTGATTGCTTCTTTTCCCAGCAATCTGCCGTCATCAGAGTCATCACTCGCAAGTGTAACAatcagtttttttaaaaaaaatcccaaactgtacttaaatcaattaatccaaaGGAGAAAACCTGATGATGATGGTACCCTTAAAGAAGCATCATCCCTTCATTTTTATGATTGATCCTTCTCTGCTATGGTCAAATCAGAGCTGTTTGGAGGAAGACAAGGAAATTTAATGGGCTGCTCTGTATGATATAGAGCAATGAAAAGAGCTCTTTCATAATCAGATGGCATACGTTAAGCCCTTCGAGAATGTTCCATTTAATGTTACATCATTATTAGGAAAGTCATTTACAAGTTACAAAAGGAAGTTGACACtggaaatattcaaaatattgtaGGCATGACTACGATGACAACAATCATGGCTGCTAATGGCAAACCACCCACTCTCATTACTCTCCAGAAATTGACAAGGGCCATTCTGGAAAAAATGTTACTGACAGGGTGAACACAGAGGTGGTGTGGTTATTTCTAAATAAGATGTTGACCGTTTTATTTGACAGTTTATCTACCAGCTACAAGCTAGCAGCAATGCATGTGGGAGATTCCTGTTGCTTCTCTTGTCGGTTAATCGTGTCAGCTACATGGGCAACCACTCCAGCCCCCGCATTATGAAACCAAAGATTTTTCACCTGTTTGTTAATGGATAATAATCAGACAAGAACCCAAGAATAATTCAAAAAAACATCATAAATGATGGATCACGCTTACATGGATATTATTGTGAGCAAAGAACGGCCAAAATGCC
It encodes:
- the LOC140892559 gene encoding plant-specific TFIIB-related protein PTF2 yields the protein MESHGACKNCGKRTLVAEDVTGITVCTSCDVVQDFDNFQAHIGGVTGEAGTYVRVGTVGAGGTLNYKEKKNFEAQRLIMDVTFKLGLSESKANEVKLLAEKITEGEYGRGRWFDVFVGACAYVVMRKDDKMLPIVEVADIVDCDVFELGRMIGRVVDFVDLKLPEFDIVNCFERSIRSCSSFGQVSADIIGRMMQQGVFLVQCLIKWFVTTGRRPIPVVAAVLVFVGELNEVPVKIEDVANELHVVVGTCKKRYKELLERLVEVARVLPWGKDITVKNILKNAPFVIQYMEMKSSAICNGKRKSYEHVQCDMEGLLGDCLGEEIGNAICNSSSKDGNLQYFEQGHSSNLILESPDRFQISPECLSIIYSGFLDEVSLAKLSADRGIGNRRKAQRSYDFQICIDWWQGNSELSKKLVLMQIFGKDVGLDPTPPSFDKGSLAKQRRQEKIKNAKCRIHRIMNPSMSDSGCGKDLHVHEPEKTAKKRKKMQLDIDWEDLIIETLLLHNVEDEEIVNGHYNVLLALHVFDDGIARLSSRNCDIL
- the LOC140892561 gene encoding senescence-specific cysteine protease SAG39-like codes for the protein MDGFTSFLLFRQESDTLLFYIQLSRMAVTPFLKVVFAVLIALEVCAFQAIARSTPDGHMAERHDEWMKQHERVYKDDAEKAKRFKIFQANLEYIESFNAAGTQTYKLAANQFADLTNQEFLASYTGYKKGSHSKTITDASFRYENVTSVPTSVDWTKKGAVTGVKNQGGCGSCWAFSAVAAMESIHQLKTGKLVTLSEQELVDCDRAGKDEGCEGGLMEEAFEFIIKNKGLTTEANYPYKGVDEDCDSKKAGSNVVDIKGYEKVPKNSESALLKAVANQPVSVAVDGSELQFYSSGILTGSCGTYLNHGIAAVGYGVSGDGTKYWLIKNSWGTAWGEKGYARMERDIEAQEGICGIAMDASYPTA